A genomic window from Candidatus Kouleothrix ribensis includes:
- a CDS encoding glycosyltransferase family 39 protein, translating to MLVLNLRLLLLGSLQTDLYGDIEIVYNYVRRVLAGEWPLEFVLSAGPLDHYTVVPILALTGLSYFSLKLAAVIVSLGVLAATYALSRRLIDDYFALLAVTIAGVSSWLLIWSRLGNSQIIVPLLATVAIWLTVRVVLHARTADLIACAAVSALGLYAYPQRFVLPGVTLATLLCLSWAGQAVSWAQLRLFVLVTVICTLPFAGIVYQDPHNFTGGYIGGKLLAQESPLRALLHNFGSAALAFHVRGDVIFRSNLSGAPHLDLINGELLLAGVLLWLRPARRRWCAVLLVPFELL from the coding sequence GTGTTGGTGCTGAATTTGCGGCTGCTGCTACTCGGATCGCTTCAGACCGACCTGTACGGCGATATCGAGATTGTGTATAACTATGTTCGGCGCGTGTTGGCGGGCGAATGGCCGCTCGAGTTTGTGCTGAGCGCTGGGCCGTTGGATCACTATACGGTCGTGCCGATTCTGGCGCTCACTGGCCTTAGTTATTTCAGCTTGAAGCTGGCTGCGGTGATCGTGAGCCTGGGCGTGTTGGCCGCAACCTACGCGCTGAGCCGCCGGCTGATCGACGATTACTTCGCGCTGCTGGCAGTTACAATCGCGGGCGTATCATCCTGGCTGCTGATCTGGAGTCGCCTGGGGAACTCGCAGATCATTGTGCCGCTGCTGGCGACGGTGGCGATCTGGCTGACGGTGCGCGTGGTTCTGCATGCCCGCACGGCCGACCTGATCGCGTGCGCGGCTGTCTCGGCGTTGGGGCTGTACGCTTACCCGCAGCGCTTTGTGCTGCCGGGTGTAACGCTGGCGACGTTGCTGTGCCTGAGCTGGGCCGGGCAAGCGGTCAGCTGGGCGCAGCTGCGGCTCTTCGTATTGGTAACGGTGATCTGCACGTTACCATTCGCAGGGATCGTGTATCAGGATCCGCATAATTTTACTGGTGGCTATATCGGCGGCAAGCTTTTGGCGCAAGAAAGCCCATTGCGCGCGCTGCTGCATAATTTTGGCAGTGCGGCGCTGGCGTTTCACGTTCGCGGCGATGTCATATTTCGCAGCAACCTGAGCGGGGCGCCGCACCTCGATCTGATCAACGGCGAGCTGTTGTTGGCCGGTGTGCTCCTCTGGTTGCGGCCGGCGCGCCGGCGCTGGTGCGCGGTGCTGTTGGTGCCGTTTGAACTGCTCTAG
- a CDS encoding HAD-IIA family hydrolase: MYDAYIFDLDGTIYLGDQLLPGAAETIAALRAAGKRTIFLSNNPTKTRAQYAAKLSAMGIATPIDDIVNSSFVMAAWLLREAPGATLFVVGEEPLKHDLAAAGFQFSEQAGAIEIVVASFDRTFAYHKLQVAFDAIRKGARLVATNPDRFCPTPAGGEPDAAAIIAAIEACTGVRCDPIVGKPSPIMVALIMDLLKLPAARCIMVGDRLETDMQMGIDAGMATCLVLTGDANRERLAASGLAPTLVLERIDGLLAA, from the coding sequence ATGTACGACGCCTATATCTTCGATCTCGACGGCACGATCTATCTGGGCGACCAGCTGCTGCCCGGCGCGGCCGAGACGATCGCGGCGCTGCGCGCGGCCGGCAAGCGCACGATCTTTCTTTCGAATAACCCAACCAAGACGCGCGCGCAGTACGCCGCCAAGCTTAGCGCCATGGGCATTGCCACCCCCATCGACGACATTGTCAACTCGTCGTTCGTGATGGCCGCGTGGCTGCTGCGCGAGGCACCTGGCGCGACGCTGTTCGTGGTTGGCGAGGAGCCACTCAAGCACGACCTGGCAGCGGCCGGCTTTCAGTTCAGCGAGCAGGCCGGCGCGATCGAGATCGTGGTCGCCTCGTTCGATCGCACATTCGCCTACCATAAGCTCCAGGTGGCCTTCGACGCCATCCGCAAGGGCGCGCGCCTGGTCGCCACCAACCCCGACCGCTTCTGCCCAACGCCGGCCGGCGGCGAGCCCGACGCGGCCGCGATCATCGCGGCGATCGAGGCCTGTACGGGCGTACGATGCGACCCGATCGTCGGCAAGCCTTCGCCGATCATGGTCGCGCTGATTATGGATCTGCTCAAGCTGCCGGCCGCGCGCTGTATTATGGTTGGCGACCGGCTCGAGACCGATATGCAGATGGGCATCGACGCCGGCATGGCCACCTGCCTGGTGCTCACCGGCGACGCTAACCGCGAGCGCCTGGCGGCCTCGGGCCTGGCGCCGACGCTGGTGCTCGAGCGCATCGATGGCCTGTTGGCTGCCTGA
- the bchZ gene encoding chlorophyllide a reductase subunit Z, with protein MPPTIIRDLSDTSGYWAAVWTMCCMPDIHVICDAPIGCFNLVATAVPDYTDAIPHIENITPSVMTEQEVGGQGTGPAVKRTYEQLRDTGVLAGKQVIVVSTAESEMIGSDLTDLVKQLQAGTEFYYSNSLSEDEWAGRDRVLRWLWQHYGAPHAAGAAPTPGTVNIIGPTYGCFNSPADLEELKRLIAGAGGQINLVYPFEATLADTPRLAKAQVNVVLYKEFGLGLAGELGQPTLTAPFGMRDTSAFVRELGRQLGTAEQAEAFIAHEKKTTLQAVWDLWRGPQGDWFGTTDVGIVAGRAHAEGLRRFLGDELGMPIAFVSGRPRLPDEPDNEALRQRLHKKAPAFVFGSINERIYLSEAGAKYTSFIPSAFPGPVVRRSVGTPFVGYRGAVYIIQEIVNRLYDALFNFLPLDSAYAKGAGAPMAAAAGGAGNLPWQPEARALLDAALEQLPFIPRISASRQLQMQVEGAARQRGLAEVTPDLVEQVLAQPPAAG; from the coding sequence ATGCCCCCCACAATTATCCGCGATCTGTCCGACACCAGCGGCTACTGGGCGGCGGTGTGGACCATGTGCTGCATGCCCGATATCCACGTGATCTGCGATGCACCGATCGGCTGCTTCAACCTGGTGGCCACAGCTGTGCCCGACTACACCGACGCCATCCCGCATATCGAGAATATCACGCCCTCGGTGATGACCGAGCAGGAGGTGGGTGGCCAGGGCACCGGCCCGGCGGTCAAGCGCACCTACGAGCAGCTGCGCGACACCGGCGTGCTCGCAGGCAAGCAGGTGATCGTGGTGTCGACCGCCGAGAGCGAGATGATCGGCTCGGATCTGACCGACCTGGTCAAGCAGCTGCAGGCCGGCACCGAGTTCTACTATAGCAACTCGCTCTCCGAGGACGAGTGGGCCGGGCGCGATCGGGTGCTGCGCTGGCTGTGGCAGCACTATGGCGCGCCGCATGCCGCCGGCGCTGCGCCTACGCCTGGCACGGTGAACATCATCGGCCCGACCTACGGCTGCTTCAACTCGCCGGCCGACCTGGAAGAGCTGAAGCGGCTGATCGCCGGCGCGGGCGGGCAGATCAACCTGGTGTACCCGTTCGAGGCGACGCTGGCCGACACCCCGCGCCTGGCCAAGGCCCAGGTGAACGTGGTGCTGTACAAAGAGTTTGGCCTGGGCCTGGCGGGCGAGCTAGGCCAGCCAACACTGACCGCGCCGTTCGGCATGCGCGACACCAGCGCGTTCGTGCGCGAGCTGGGCCGGCAGCTGGGGACGGCCGAGCAGGCCGAGGCATTCATTGCGCACGAGAAGAAGACCACGCTCCAGGCGGTGTGGGATCTGTGGCGCGGCCCGCAGGGCGACTGGTTCGGCACCACCGATGTTGGCATCGTGGCCGGGCGCGCGCACGCCGAGGGGCTGCGGCGCTTCCTGGGCGACGAGCTGGGCATGCCGATCGCGTTCGTCTCGGGGCGCCCGCGCCTGCCCGACGAGCCCGACAACGAGGCACTGCGCCAGCGGCTGCACAAGAAGGCGCCGGCGTTCGTGTTCGGCTCGATCAACGAGCGGATCTACCTGAGCGAGGCCGGCGCCAAGTACACCAGCTTCATCCCGTCGGCCTTCCCTGGCCCGGTCGTGCGCCGCTCGGTCGGCACGCCATTTGTGGGCTATCGCGGCGCGGTGTACATCATTCAGGAGATCGTCAACCGGCTGTACGACGCGCTGTTCAACTTCCTGCCGCTCGACTCGGCCTATGCCAAGGGCGCGGGCGCGCCAATGGCGGCAGCGGCCGGCGGCGCGGGCAACCTGCCCTGGCAGCCCGAGGCGCGCGCGCTGCTCGACGCCGCACTCGAGCAGCTGCCGTTCATCCCACGCATCTCGGCCAGCCGCCAGCTGCAGATGCAAGTCGAGGGCGCGGCCCGCCAGCGCGGCCTGGCCGAGGTAACCCCCGATCTGGTCGAGCAGGTGCTGGCCCAGCCGCCGGCCGCAGGCTGA
- a CDS encoding pyridoxamine 5'-phosphate oxidase family protein — translation MAKLYPSINGELRVFIEKQHMFFVASAPLGPNGHVNLSPKGLDCLRILSPERVAYLDLTGSGNETSAHLRENGRITFMFCAFAGPPRILRLYGRGHTVLPGTAEWDALRPSFGEFPGVRQIVVADITRVQTSCGFAVPHYDYVGQRQTLIDWANAKRPEQLDEYRAEKNMTSIDGLPTALGSRDE, via the coding sequence ATGGCCAAGCTCTACCCATCGATCAACGGCGAGCTGCGCGTGTTTATTGAGAAGCAGCACATGTTCTTCGTAGCCAGCGCGCCGCTCGGCCCAAACGGGCACGTGAACCTCTCGCCCAAAGGCCTCGACTGCCTGCGCATCCTGTCGCCCGAGCGCGTGGCATACCTCGACCTGACCGGCAGCGGGAATGAGACCTCGGCGCACCTGCGCGAGAACGGGCGGATCACGTTTATGTTCTGCGCGTTCGCCGGCCCCCCGCGCATCCTGCGGCTGTACGGCCGCGGCCATACGGTGCTGCCGGGCACGGCCGAGTGGGATGCGCTGCGGCCAAGCTTCGGCGAGTTCCCCGGCGTGCGCCAGATCGTCGTGGCCGATATCACGCGCGTACAAACCTCGTGCGGCTTTGCCGTGCCGCACTACGACTACGTCGGCCAGCGCCAGACGCTGATCGACTGGGCGAATGCCAAGCGCCCCGAGCAGCTCGACGAGTACCGCGCCGAGAAGAACATGACCAGCATCGACGGCCTGCCGACTGCGCTGGGTAGCCGCGACGAGTAG
- a CDS encoding glycosyltransferase family 39 protein, translating into MADTISENRAPDRPASAPAPPLFGDAVEAVYEDGVIKPRTPLALAPGTALQLQVIAAPPPGQPPNHSDPPQLLVSRLPGADPADLLADIARRPWRLASGAAAVALTATLLWLLQRQPPLPSYTWTFGLWGGTIGLYLAAVAPTRRRPTGWWHRPGNRTIGLALAALLLLAGALRLWHLGTLPPTLGGDEGSQGIEALNVLGGVINNPFSTGWLNVPTMSFYFNAPTIGLLGNTALALRLPWALVGMATVPIVYGLVAQLHGRTTGLLTAGLLATYHYHIHFSRLGSNQVADALFVALALLFLYRGSMLHSRLDWALCGVTTGLAQYFYAGARLSALIVLASAALLIARERPGARRASAWGAAIMAGGALLTAAPMLQYALRFPNEYNARLNAVGIFQTDWIARTQALTGQSVAQLLTEQFVRAVLAYNYYPDTTLWYGLGQPLFDRVSGMLMLLGMGYCLLRPLDLRLFPMLLWWWGGIVLGGALTEGPPASQRLITTAVPALFFVALALVRGGRLIVQPWRSPRRWRWLAGSLAAGALALSANSIWLYFADFTPRLIYGGFNAVVATELGSYAHSALGPGTRMYFFGAPRMYIGFGSIGYLAPEVEGVDIVDPLSRPIERALVPDDKAAAFVFLPERRAELELVRQTFPGGHEQDVLAPTGDQLLYTLYTVPQPLLR; encoded by the coding sequence ATGGCCGATACGATCAGCGAGAACCGAGCGCCTGACCGGCCGGCAAGCGCGCCCGCGCCGCCGCTGTTCGGCGACGCCGTCGAGGCGGTGTACGAGGATGGCGTGATCAAGCCGCGCACCCCCCTGGCGCTGGCACCCGGCACCGCGCTCCAGCTGCAGGTGATTGCAGCGCCACCACCGGGGCAGCCGCCCAACCACAGCGATCCCCCGCAGCTGCTTGTCAGCCGCTTACCCGGCGCCGACCCGGCCGATCTGCTTGCCGACATAGCCCGGCGGCCCTGGCGGCTGGCGAGCGGCGCGGCCGCCGTTGCGCTGACTGCCACACTGTTATGGCTGCTCCAGCGCCAGCCGCCCTTGCCCAGCTACACGTGGACCTTCGGGCTGTGGGGTGGCACGATCGGCCTGTACCTGGCGGCTGTCGCGCCGACGCGCCGGCGGCCAACCGGCTGGTGGCACCGGCCTGGCAACCGCACAATCGGGCTGGCGCTGGCGGCCTTGCTGCTGCTCGCCGGCGCGCTGCGGCTGTGGCACCTGGGTACGCTGCCGCCCACCCTCGGCGGCGACGAAGGCTCGCAGGGGATCGAGGCGCTGAATGTGCTCGGCGGGGTGATCAACAACCCCTTCAGCACCGGCTGGCTGAACGTGCCGACCATGAGCTTCTACTTTAACGCACCGACGATCGGCCTGCTTGGCAACACCGCCCTGGCGCTGCGGCTGCCCTGGGCGCTGGTCGGCATGGCAACCGTGCCGATTGTGTACGGGCTGGTGGCGCAGCTGCACGGCCGCACGACCGGGCTGCTGACCGCCGGGCTGCTGGCGACCTACCACTACCATATTCACTTTTCGCGCCTGGGCTCGAACCAGGTGGCCGATGCGCTGTTCGTAGCGCTGGCGCTGCTGTTCCTGTATCGCGGATCGATGCTACACAGCCGGCTCGACTGGGCGCTGTGCGGCGTGACGACCGGCCTGGCGCAGTATTTCTACGCCGGCGCACGCCTCAGTGCGCTGATCGTGCTGGCCAGCGCCGCGCTGCTGATCGCGCGCGAGCGGCCCGGCGCACGACGCGCAAGCGCCTGGGGCGCCGCGATCATGGCTGGCGGGGCGCTGCTGACCGCCGCACCCATGCTGCAGTACGCGCTGCGCTTCCCAAACGAGTATAATGCGCGGCTCAACGCGGTAGGCATCTTCCAGACCGACTGGATCGCGCGGACGCAGGCGCTGACCGGCCAGAGCGTGGCGCAGCTGCTGACCGAGCAGTTCGTGCGGGCGGTGCTGGCGTACAACTACTACCCCGACACGACGCTATGGTATGGCCTGGGCCAGCCACTCTTCGACCGTGTTAGCGGCATGCTTATGCTGCTGGGCATGGGCTACTGCCTGCTGCGGCCGCTCGACCTGCGGCTGTTCCCGATGCTGCTGTGGTGGTGGGGCGGGATCGTGCTGGGCGGCGCGCTGACCGAGGGGCCGCCGGCCAGCCAGCGGCTGATCACCACCGCTGTGCCGGCGCTGTTCTTTGTGGCGCTGGCGCTGGTGCGCGGCGGCAGGCTGATCGTGCAGCCATGGCGCAGCCCACGCCGCTGGCGCTGGCTGGCCGGCAGCCTGGCCGCTGGCGCGCTGGCGCTGAGTGCGAACAGCATCTGGCTGTACTTCGCCGACTTCACGCCGCGGCTGATCTATGGCGGGTTCAACGCGGTGGTCGCGACCGAGCTGGGCAGCTATGCGCACAGCGCGCTTGGGCCAGGCACGCGCATGTACTTCTTCGGCGCGCCGCGCATGTATATCGGCTTCGGCTCGATCGGCTACCTGGCTCCCGAGGTCGAGGGCGTCGACATCGTCGACCCGCTGAGCCGGCCGATCGAGCGCGCGCTGGTGCCCGACGATAAAGCCGCCGCGTTTGTGTTCCTGCCCGAGCGCCGCGCCGAGCTCGAATTGGTGCGGCAGACCTTTCCCGGCGGCCACGAGCAAGACGTGCTGGCGCCTACGGGTGATCAGCTGCTCTACACGCTGTACACCGTGCCACAGCCGCTGCTCCGCTAA